Proteins from one Planctomyces sp. SH-PL62 genomic window:
- a CDS encoding MFS transporter gives MPSETPPTPSALDRARSKAYWRLLPLLFICYVVAYVDRTNVGFAKLDMQEDLGPLGFTESVFGFGMGVFFVGYLLLEIPGSILVERWSARKWIFRIMISWGIVASMTAFVHCRVPYLTDALASLTGGLAGVFETVFGGGEDSYAESLRGPGAAFVAQFWGARFLLGLAEAGFFPGVIVYLSHWFPRRDRSRALAWFFIAAPISQILGPPISNQMMKIGGGGPGPWGLVGWQWVFLLWGIPAVVLAFVVLAFLTDRPAQATWLTAEEREALQAELDDERRRHAAAGHFTIAQALAHPKILLLALAFFLCTCGNYAVEMQMPSIIKGWYNLDVDTVAYLIMIPPIGSLVGQIFVGWNSDRTNERRWHASLPIVVGAVAMAVIPFTNVNNYAGGGRWLTVAAFTMALVGFKAYLPAFWTLPTLILSESAAAASIGLINSLANLGGWFGPTLVGVLKDNTNSYDASLWILSGFMLVGATIIASLGVGGRPAADLATAEPEPPDVSMQAAEV, from the coding sequence ATGCCGTCGGAGACCCCCCCTACTCCCAGCGCGCTGGACCGAGCCCGGAGCAAGGCGTACTGGCGGCTGCTGCCGTTGTTGTTCATCTGCTACGTCGTGGCCTACGTCGACCGGACCAACGTGGGCTTCGCCAAGCTCGACATGCAGGAGGACCTGGGCCCCCTGGGATTCACCGAGTCTGTCTTCGGCTTCGGCATGGGGGTCTTCTTCGTCGGCTATCTGCTGCTGGAGATCCCCGGCTCGATCCTGGTGGAGCGCTGGAGCGCCCGCAAGTGGATCTTTCGGATCATGATCTCCTGGGGGATCGTGGCGTCGATGACGGCGTTCGTGCATTGCCGGGTGCCGTACCTGACGGACGCGCTGGCGAGCCTCACGGGGGGGCTGGCGGGGGTGTTCGAGACCGTCTTCGGCGGCGGCGAGGACTCGTACGCGGAGAGCCTGCGAGGCCCCGGCGCGGCGTTCGTGGCCCAGTTCTGGGGCGCGCGGTTCCTGCTGGGGCTGGCCGAGGCCGGGTTCTTCCCGGGGGTGATCGTCTATCTGTCGCACTGGTTCCCGCGCCGGGACCGCTCGCGGGCGCTGGCCTGGTTCTTCATCGCCGCGCCGATCTCGCAGATCCTGGGGCCGCCGATCTCGAACCAGATGATGAAGATCGGCGGCGGCGGGCCGGGGCCGTGGGGGTTGGTCGGCTGGCAGTGGGTCTTCCTGCTCTGGGGCATCCCGGCCGTGGTCCTGGCCTTCGTGGTCCTGGCGTTCCTGACCGACCGCCCCGCCCAGGCGACCTGGCTGACCGCCGAGGAGCGCGAGGCGCTCCAGGCCGAGCTGGACGACGAGCGTCGGCGGCACGCGGCGGCCGGGCACTTCACCATCGCCCAGGCCCTGGCGCACCCCAAGATCCTGCTCTTGGCCCTGGCCTTCTTCCTCTGCACCTGCGGCAACTACGCGGTGGAGATGCAGATGCCCTCGATCATCAAGGGCTGGTACAACCTGGACGTGGACACGGTGGCCTACCTGATCATGATCCCGCCGATCGGGTCGCTGGTGGGGCAGATCTTCGTGGGCTGGAACTCCGACCGGACGAACGAGCGGCGCTGGCACGCCTCGCTGCCGATCGTCGTCGGCGCGGTGGCCATGGCCGTGATCCCCTTCACGAACGTGAACAACTACGCGGGCGGGGGCCGCTGGCTGACCGTGGCCGCGTTCACCATGGCGCTCGTCGGCTTCAAGGCGTACCTCCCCGCGTTCTGGACGCTCCCCACCCTGATCCTGAGCGAGTCGGCGGCGGCGGCGAGCATCGGCCTGATCAACTCGCTGGCGAACCTCGGCGGCTGGTTCGGGCCGACCCTGGTGGGGGTCCTGAAGGACAACACCAACTCGTACGACGCGTCGCTCTGGATCCTCTCCGGCTTCATGCTGGTCGGGGCGACGATCATCGCCAGCCTCGGCGTCGGCGGTCGCCCGGCCGCCGACTTGGCGACGGCCGAGCCCGAGCCCCCGGACGTCTCCATGCAAGCGGCCGAGGTCTAA
- a CDS encoding DUF5010 domain-containing protein produces the protein MKTPTKPRTSARTATGVAALAISLAFALAIVPEAPAQEPSREIPPAIGPHIDLMPGDFASARRFGPDDRVVMTHYFYWYDAPTKAHVIDGDGTDALTTHPPTLDDFSYRSVSWHKGQLRDMIAAGIDVVLPVFWGTPADHAPGSPFHWSFEGLPPFVKALDELKAEGLSPPAVGLFYDTSTLQANGWGYHVDLTTDHGREWFFATIRDFFSMIPPRHWALLDGRPIVDLYSASFAKAHDQSCIDRLKADFPKRFGGLAPYVIREISWNVKADDVYAWGGAVQPNFLGVAEIGPGYDHSAVPGREPLVVDREDGAFYERAWTRTLNRRPRIVIVETWNEFHEGTTIAEAREYGRKYIDLTRKYVDMLKAGVVPPRPKTAYSDAPSVAIVLDRVDQSKGLERIDVADGRSVPAEAGDRSARIAAEGVSAARYLYFRADDGFKWDRSMPATVEVDYFDVPGGSFGLQYDSQDPSADHNGAYKPAAGRVGLAGSLAWKIARFDLPDARLDGSQNGGADFRLAFEGAFPPIHAVRVLRPAR, from the coding sequence ATGAAGACCCCGACGAAGCCACGGACTTCCGCGCGAACCGCCACGGGGGTCGCGGCCCTCGCGATCTCCCTCGCCTTCGCCCTCGCGATCGTCCCGGAGGCCCCCGCCCAGGAGCCCTCGCGGGAGATCCCGCCGGCGATCGGGCCGCACATCGACCTGATGCCGGGCGACTTCGCCTCGGCCCGCCGGTTCGGCCCGGACGACAGGGTCGTGATGACCCATTACTTCTACTGGTACGACGCCCCGACGAAGGCCCACGTCATCGACGGCGACGGCACCGACGCCCTCACGACCCACCCCCCGACCCTCGACGACTTCTCGTACAGGAGCGTCTCCTGGCACAAGGGCCAGCTCCGGGACATGATCGCGGCCGGGATCGACGTCGTCCTGCCGGTCTTCTGGGGCACCCCCGCCGACCACGCGCCGGGCTCGCCGTTCCACTGGAGCTTCGAGGGCCTCCCGCCGTTCGTGAAGGCCCTCGACGAGTTGAAGGCCGAAGGGCTGTCGCCGCCGGCGGTCGGCCTGTTCTACGACACCTCCACCCTCCAGGCGAACGGCTGGGGCTACCACGTCGACCTGACGACCGACCACGGCCGGGAGTGGTTCTTCGCGACGATCCGGGACTTCTTCTCGATGATCCCCCCGCGTCACTGGGCGCTCCTCGACGGCCGCCCGATCGTCGACCTGTATTCGGCGTCCTTCGCGAAGGCCCACGACCAATCCTGCATCGACCGCCTCAAGGCCGACTTCCCGAAGCGGTTCGGCGGGCTCGCGCCGTACGTGATTCGCGAGATCTCCTGGAACGTGAAGGCCGACGACGTCTACGCCTGGGGAGGCGCGGTGCAGCCCAATTTCCTGGGCGTCGCCGAGATCGGCCCCGGCTACGACCACTCGGCCGTGCCGGGACGCGAGCCCCTGGTCGTCGACCGCGAAGACGGCGCGTTCTACGAACGGGCGTGGACCAGGACCCTGAACCGCCGGCCGCGGATCGTGATCGTGGAGACCTGGAACGAATTCCACGAGGGGACCACGATCGCCGAGGCCCGCGAGTACGGCCGGAAGTACATCGACCTGACCCGCAAGTACGTGGACATGCTCAAGGCCGGCGTCGTCCCGCCGAGGCCGAAAACCGCGTACTCCGACGCCCCCTCGGTCGCGATCGTCCTGGACCGCGTCGACCAGTCGAAGGGCCTGGAGCGGATCGACGTCGCCGACGGCCGCTCCGTCCCCGCGGAGGCCGGGGACAGGTCCGCGCGGATCGCCGCCGAGGGGGTCTCCGCCGCCCGTTACCTCTATTTCCGGGCGGACGACGGCTTCAAGTGGGACCGCTCGATGCCCGCCACGGTCGAGGTCGACTATTTCGACGTCCCCGGCGGCTCGTTCGGCCTCCAGTACGATTCCCAGGACCCCTCGGCCGACCATAACGGCGCGTACAAGCCCGCCGCCGGTCGGGTCGGTTTGGCGGGCTCGCTCGCCTGGAAGATCGCCCGGTTCGACCTCCCCGACGCCCGTCTCGACGGGTCCCAGAACGGCGGGGCCGACTTCCGCCTGGCGTTCGAAGGCGCCTTCCCGCCGATCCACGCCGTCCGCGTCCTCCGCCCGGCGCGGTGA